In Corynebacterium frankenforstense DSM 45800, the DNA window GGCGCGGGCCAGGTCGGCCGGGTTGCTGCCTCTTAGGCGGCCTTGCCGGCGAGCGCCTTGATGCGGTCCGGACGGAAGCCGGACCAGGTCTCGCCGTCGACCTCGACGACCGGGGCGGAGAGGTGGCCGAGGGCCATGACGTAGTCGCGGGCCTCGTCGTCCATGGAGATGTCGACGGTGGTGTAGTCGAGGCCGGCGCGGTCCAGCGCCTTCTTGGTGGCGTTGCACTGCATGCAGGCCGGCTTGGTGTAGACGGTGATGGCCATCGTGGGGCTTCCTCGCTTCTCGTTCCCGTGTTTCCCTGCGCCGGGTGGCGGCCACCGTCCGGTCCCCCGGCGGTTTCCAGCGCTTCCCTGCGCGACCCCTCTGACACTATCCGTTGTGGTCGGTTTACGCAAGACTCACTACATATAGTAGTTACGTTCGTGATATTCCCAGCTGGGCGGAGAATGCGGCCACTACATGTGGAGGCCTCATCCGTCCCGTGTAGTTACACGGCTGGCATTTCCCCCGGAAAGGCGGAAGGCGGTCTTCCCGGTGTGCGCGGAAACACCCTCACAGGGTGATCCACGTCGCGGGGAAGACCGCCGTCGCGGGGTGGTGCGACGCCCCACGGGCATCGCACTCAGGGCCCTCGGTTAGCCCTGGCGGGCCTTGAAGCGGGGATCCTTCTTGTTGATCACGTAGACCTTGCCGTGGCGCCGCACAACCTGGGCACCCGGCTTGTTCTTCAGCGACCGAAGCGACTTGCGGACCTTCATCGGGCGCTCCTTCCTGTATCGCGTGCGCGCTCGCGCACCTCAAGCTGATGGGCGGGCATGACGGGCGCGGGGTCATCCCGCGTCGCCACGGCGGCCCGGCGGCGCCTCAAGGGCGCGTCGGGCCACGAACGAGCAGCCATGTTACCGCACCGGGGCCGATCGGCCAAAACGTCGGCACCGCTCGCGGGCCCCGGCAGTAGAGTCGGAGCCATGGATCAGCCGACCGACAACCCCTCCCCCGCCCGGGACGCCACCGCAGGCTCGTCCGGGAACCACCCCGCCACCTCGCCCACGGGGGCCGCCCCGGAGATGTCCTCGCCGCGGCCGCTGCAGGCGCACATCATCGACTCCCTCGGCGTGCGCCCGCGCATCGACACCGCCGGCGAGATCGAGGCGCGCGTGGCCTTCCTCGCCGACTACCTGACCACGACCGGCGCGCGCGGCTACGTGCTCGGCATCTCCGGCGGCCAGGACTCCACCCTGACCGGCAGGCTCGCCCAGCTGGCCTGCGAGCGGATCCGCTCGGAGGGCGGCGAGGCCGAGTTCACCGCGGTGCGCCTGCCGCACGGGGTGCAGGCCGACGAGGACGACGCCCAGACCGCGCTGCACTTCATCGCCCCCGACCGCTCACTGACCGTCGACATCGCCCCGGCCACCGCGGCGATGGGTGCGGCCGCGGCCGAGGCGCTGGGCCTCGAGCGGCTCGGCGGCTTCAACCTCGGCAACGTCAAGGCCCGCCAGCGGATGATCGCGCAGTACGCCCTGGCCGGCGAGCTCGGCGCCCTGGTGGTCGGCACCGACCACGCCGCGGAGAACGTCACCGGGTTCTTCACCAAGTTCGGCGACGGCGCCGCCGACGTCCTGCCGCTGGCCGGCCTGGACAAGCGCCAGGGCGCGGCGCTGCTCGAGCGGCTGGGCGCACCGGCCTCCACGTGGGAGAAGGTGCCCACCGCCGACCTGGAGGAGGAGCGCCCGGCGCTGCCGGACGAGGAGGCTCTCGGCGTGAGCTACCGGGCCATCGACGCCTACCTGGAGGGCCGCGCGGTCGACGCGGCTGACGCGGAGACCATCGAGCGGCACTGGCGCCGCGGCGAGCACAAGCGCCACCTGCCGGCCGGCCCCGCCGATACCTGGTGGCGCCGCACTGAGCACGCCACCCGGGGTTAATACCGGTTCGCCGGTGGGGAGATAATCGGCCCCCCTGCCCCACCGCCGGTGCATCGCCGGTGGGAGCCGCCCCGCACGGCGTTCCAGGCGCGGCCCGGGCGGGGCGCTAGCCCAGGAGGTCGAGCGTCTCCGCGGCGCGGGACTCGAGGGCCTGACCGTAGGCCGGGCCGTGGGTCAACGCGTGCACCGCCAGCGGGTGCAGCTGGTGGACGCAGGTGAAGTCCAGCCAGCCCTTCGGCAGCGGGTGGGCCTCCTCGTAGCCGGCGCGGATCTCCTCGAGGAAGGGCGCGCCGAACAGGTCGAGCATCGCCAGGTCCGTCTCGCGGTGCCCGCCGTGGGCGGCCGGGTCGATGAACGCCGGGCCGTCCGCACCGAAGAGCAGGTTGCCCGCCCACAGGTCACCGTGGATGCGCGCCGGCTTCGCGTCGTCGAAGGCGTCGGATTCGCGCACGGCGGCGCAGGCGCGCCGGACGGTGTCCCACGCGACGTCGTCAATGTTGCCGGACTCGTGCGCCGCCCGGGCGAAGGGCAGCACGCGCTGCTCGACGTAGAAGTCCGCCCAGCGCTCCCGCGGCTCGCAGGCCTGCGACTGGGTGCCGATGTAGTTCAGCCCCGTCCAACCGGGCGGCGGGCAGCCGAAGGCCTCGGCGCCGGCGTCGTGGATGCGGGCGAGCTCGCGCCCGGCGCGCCGCGCGGCCTCGGGGGTCGGGCGGTCGGGGGCGACACGGGCCGTCGTCAGTGAACTGTCGGTGACCTCGAGGACCTCGACGACACGGTCGCTGGCCTCACGCAGCCAGGCCAGGCCGGCCGCCTCGGCGCGCGCGGCGTCACGCTGGCCCGGGCGCTTGGTTATCCCCTGCCGTCCCATCCGTATCCGTCAGGCTCCTCTCCGAGCTCGAAGGCGCGCCCGGAGAACTCCGAGGCGGTGATCTTGACGTAGTTGTACTTCAGCGTCGGCAGCCACGGACGCACGTTCAGGCTGTCAGCGTACTCGATCTCGTCGGCGTGCTGCAGCAGCTCGGCGTTGCCGCGCACCACCACGGACCAGGCGCGGTTGGCCTCCTTGTCCACGTTGTCGACCTCGAAGAGGACGTCGTGGTTGAGGTTGATGGTGAACAGCTTGTTGCCCTCGGCGCTGCGGAAGTAGATGTCTCCGCGGTCGTCGATGACGAAGTTGACGGGGAAGATGTCCATGTCGTCTGAGCGGCGCACGACGACGCGACCCAGCTGGGCGGAGGCGAGCTTCTCCCGCGACTCCGACTCGTCGAGGTACTGGACGACACCTTCGGTGGAATCGTAGTTACTCATGTCTCCCATTATCCCCTTTTGTCGCCTTCCTCGCTGCGACGGTCCCCGTGCCTGCGCGGGCACGTGGTCTCACCGGCGGCGGCGACGGTCCGGGCGCATGGCCCCCGAACGGGGTCCCCGGCGACGTCCCGGAGTCCTCCGGTCACTCGGTCGACGCCGGGAAACTCCGGATGTGTGCCGATGACATCGAGGTCACGCCGACCGACGGCGCCACTTGGGGATGCCGATCGCCGCACGGACGACGAAGAAAACCGCCCCGGCGCCCAGCAGCAGCCATTTCGCCGGGTCTGGGACACGATCGGGGAACAGCACGAAGAGCAACAGAATCACGAGCCCCAGTTGGAGTGCCGCGGCGAGCAGCTCCCGCCCGGGTGTCGACGCAGGGCCGAGCCCCATCAGGTCGGCGCCCAGGCTCTGGCTCGGGGACGGGTTCGGTGCAGTTTCAGGTTGTGGCCATCCAGTCATGGACACCACGGTCCCGGTCGCCGCCCCGGGCCACCAGACACACATGTCATCGACCGAATGACAGATGTCATCCAACCCGTGACATCCATGACTGTCGCCCGGAAGAAACTCGCCTGAGACTCGAGGCATGAGCTTCCACGCAGTCAACGACCCCGCATCCGGGGACCCGGTCGTCTCGGTGGAGAACGTCTGGTGCTCCTACGGAGACTTCACCGCGGTCCGGGACGTGAGTTTCTCCGTCCCCCGAGGATCGATCCACGCGCTTCTGGGCACGAACGGCGCCGGAAAGACGACGCTCCTGGAGACCGTCCAGGGCTTCCGGCGCCCCGCCCGCGGCGGCATCGACGTCCTCGGATTCAACCCGGCGCGCGAGCGCACCCGGATCTCCGCGCGGACCGGGACGATGCTGCAGGAGTCGGGCCTCGTCGACGAGATGACGGTCTCCGGGCAGCTCGACCTGTGGCGGGGACTGAATCTGCGCGAGGACAGCACGGACCGGGTTCTGGAGCTGGTCGGGCTGACTCACCGACGGCACGAGGCCGTCTCGGTGCTGTCCGGCGGGGAGCGGCGGCGCCTGGACTTCGCGATGGCCCTGTGGGGTCACCCCGAACTGATGGTCCTCGACGAGCCGACGACGGGTCTCGACCCGCAGTCCCGGCGGATGGTCTGGCGGACCATCCGGGACGTGGTCTCCTCAGGCACTGCGGTGCTACTGACGACGCACTATCTCGACGAAGCGCAGAGCCTCGCCGAGACCGTCACGATCCTCGACCGCGGCAGGGTCGCCCGCGAAGGGCCGATGGAGCGGGTACTCGCGACGATCCCCGCGACGATCAGTTTCAGCGTCCCCGCGACCGGCGACACGGTGGACGCATTGGCCACGCGACTCGACGGCGACCTGGAGGCGGCTTCCGGGACGGGAGGGACGCACGTGCGCATCCGTACCTCCGATCTCCAGGTGGACGTCGGGAAAGTCATCGACTGGAGCCGGGAACACGCGCTGGCGCTCGACGGGCTGCGTAGCTCGCCGGCTTCCCTGGAGGAGGTGTTCCTCGACGTCGCCGACGCCGGGGGCCGAGAGACTACCGGAGAGAGGACGAACGCATGAGCATGACCGCATCTGCCCGACCTGTCCGGAAGACCTCGCAGCTGTGGCGGGCGCTCGTCGCCTCGGAGCTATGGGTCTTCCTCCGGCAACCCGCGATGATCGCCGTCAGTCTGCTGGTGCCCGCCGGGCTGCTGGCGATCACCTGGATCGGAGAGCGCACCGAGAACGCCGGGACATGGGCGGGCATCGGGGGCCGCCACACCGCGGCGGTGCTGTGCATCACCGTGTACTTCGTCGCCCTGAACACGATCACCGCCCGACGGCACACACTGGCGCTGAAACGACTGCGGACGACGCCTCTGCCCGACCTGGGAATCATCACCGGCCTGCTGACGCCACCCGTCGTGGTCGGACTCTTCCAACTCGTGGTGGTCCACTCCGGCCTCCTCGCCCTCGGCGCTCCGACTCCCGACCGGCCCCTGGTGATTCTGGCCGCCGGCGCCAGCGGCATCCTCGTGGCCGCGCTCGCCGGAGTCGCGACCAGCGCGGTGACGGCCAACCCGGAGAAGGCGCAGTGGACCATGCTGCCGTTGTTCGTGGCGACGATGGGAGCGGCCTCACTGCTCCCCACGATCTCTGATCCGGCGGCGCATCTCGCCCTGCGGGCCGTGCCGTTGGTCGCCAACGCCGATCTGACGACCGCAGCCTGGACCGCCGACGGTGACCCGCTGAGGTTCGCCGCCGATGCTGGCATTGTGGTGGCATGGCTAGTGGTCCTCAGCGTGCTGTCGCACCGGACGTTCCGGTGGGAACGACGTCGCTGACCGCCATGCCCCCGGACTCCCGGCCGGCGTCGTTCCCGGCGATCGCCACCTACATCAGATCGACCCACGCGGTGCTCGTCCTCGCGGCGCTGTTCGTCCCCGTGGGCGTCTTCGTGGCTGAGGACCACAACCGGATGACGGGCGTCGGGATTGTTCTCGCGGGACTCGTCGGTGTGCTCGGTGGACTCGCGTTGTTCACCGAGGCGGTCCCGGGCCCCCGGTTCTCCCGGCTGTGGCGGAGCGTACCGGTCAGGGCCACCTGGAGCATCGCGATGGTCGCCGGGTCCGCCCTGCTCGTCGCGATAATGCCCGGCACCTCCGGAGGCCTGTCGGCGGCGGTATTACCGGTCGCCCTCGCCCTCCGCGCGGTGGCGATCGGATCCCTCTGGACGAGTTCGCTGCAGACCGCCGTGGCGGCCGCCGCCTGCCTCCTCGTCGCCCTCGCATGCGCGGAAGACCGAAGCCTGGACGATCTGGGGCTGACGGTCGCGGTCGGTGCGTTGCTCGCTTTCGCGGTTATCGCGCAGGACGCGGTGTACGCGCTCGCGCTCGAGGTCGACGATCTGCGCACGAGGGAGGCCGAGCGCGCCGTCACCCACGAGCGCCAACGCTTCGCCGGGGATCTGCACGACATCCAGGGTCAGCACCTGCAACTGCTCGCCGTCGAGGCGCAGCTCGTCCAGCGGCTGATCGACACCGGCAGACTTGAAGACGCTCGGAAGCACGCCTCGAGGCTGCGCGAGATCGCCGCGACCGCGCTCGACGAGATGCGCAGCGTCGTGCACGCCTACCGTGCAGTCAGTGTCAAGACGGAGGCGGCCAACGCGGCCCGGGTGCTCACGTCAGCCGGCATCACCGTGCGCGTCGACTGCGACGCTCCCCCGGCCCTCTCCGACACCGCCGACCGTCTCCTCGGACGGACCATCCGCGAGGGGATCACGAACATTCTCCGCCACACGCGGGCCGAGCGGTGCGAGATCGGCGTCCGGCCCGAGAAGCGGGCCGGCCGCGAGGGCGTCTCCCTGACCCTGACCGACTCCGGCCCAGCCGTGCCACAGTCCGGATCCCCGGGCAGCGGTCTCGACACGTTGGCACGCCGCT includes these proteins:
- the nrdH gene encoding glutaredoxin-like protein NrdH, producing the protein MAITVYTKPACMQCNATKKALDRAGLDYTTVDISMDDEARDYVMALGHLSAPVVEVDGETWSGFRPDRIKALAGKAA
- the ykgO gene encoding type B 50S ribosomal protein L36 is translated as MKVRKSLRSLKNKPGAQVVRRHGKVYVINKKDPRFKARQG
- the nadE gene encoding ammonia-dependent NAD(+) synthetase, yielding MSSPRPLQAHIIDSLGVRPRIDTAGEIEARVAFLADYLTTTGARGYVLGISGGQDSTLTGRLAQLACERIRSEGGEAEFTAVRLPHGVQADEDDAQTALHFIAPDRSLTVDIAPATAAMGAAAAEALGLERLGGFNLGNVKARQRMIAQYALAGELGALVVGTDHAAENVTGFFTKFGDGAADVLPLAGLDKRQGAALLERLGAPASTWEKVPTADLEEERPALPDEEALGVSYRAIDAYLEGRAVDAADAETIERHWRRGEHKRHLPAGPADTWWRRTEHATRG
- a CDS encoding fructosamine kinase family protein; translation: MGRQGITKRPGQRDAARAEAAGLAWLREASDRVVEVLEVTDSSLTTARVAPDRPTPEAARRAGRELARIHDAGAEAFGCPPPGWTGLNYIGTQSQACEPRERWADFYVEQRVLPFARAAHESGNIDDVAWDTVRRACAAVRESDAFDDAKPARIHGDLWAGNLLFGADGPAFIDPAAHGGHRETDLAMLDLFGAPFLEEIRAGYEEAHPLPKGWLDFTCVHQLHPLAVHALTHGPAYGQALESRAAETLDLLG
- a CDS encoding pyridoxamine 5'-phosphate oxidase family protein, with amino-acid sequence MSNYDSTEGVVQYLDESESREKLASAQLGRVVVRRSDDMDIFPVNFVIDDRGDIYFRSAEGNKLFTINLNHDVLFEVDNVDKEANRAWSVVVRGNAELLQHADEIEYADSLNVRPWLPTLKYNYVKITASEFSGRAFELGEEPDGYGWDGRG
- a CDS encoding ABC transporter ATP-binding protein, with amino-acid sequence MSFHAVNDPASGDPVVSVENVWCSYGDFTAVRDVSFSVPRGSIHALLGTNGAGKTTLLETVQGFRRPARGGIDVLGFNPARERTRISARTGTMLQESGLVDEMTVSGQLDLWRGLNLREDSTDRVLELVGLTHRRHEAVSVLSGGERRRLDFAMALWGHPELMVLDEPTTGLDPQSRRMVWRTIRDVVSSGTAVLLTTHYLDEAQSLAETVTILDRGRVAREGPMERVLATIPATISFSVPATGDTVDALATRLDGDLEAASGTGGTHVRIRTSDLQVDVGKVIDWSREHALALDGLRSSPASLEEVFLDVADAGGRETTGERTNA
- a CDS encoding ABC transporter permease, encoding MSMTASARPVRKTSQLWRALVASELWVFLRQPAMIAVSLLVPAGLLAITWIGERTENAGTWAGIGGRHTAAVLCITVYFVALNTITARRHTLALKRLRTTPLPDLGIITGLLTPPVVVGLFQLVVVHSGLLALGAPTPDRPLVILAAGASGILVAALAGVATSAVTANPEKAQWTMLPLFVATMGAASLLPTISDPAAHLALRAVPLVANADLTTAAWTADGDPLRFAADAGIVVAWLVVLSVLSHRTFRWERRR
- a CDS encoding sensor histidine kinase codes for the protein MGTTSLTAMPPDSRPASFPAIATYIRSTHAVLVLAALFVPVGVFVAEDHNRMTGVGIVLAGLVGVLGGLALFTEAVPGPRFSRLWRSVPVRATWSIAMVAGSALLVAIMPGTSGGLSAAVLPVALALRAVAIGSLWTSSLQTAVAAAACLLVALACAEDRSLDDLGLTVAVGALLAFAVIAQDAVYALALEVDDLRTREAERAVTHERQRFAGDLHDIQGQHLQLLAVEAQLVQRLIDTGRLEDARKHASRLREIAATALDEMRSVVHAYRAVSVKTEAANAARVLTSAGITVRVDCDAPPALSDTADRLLGRTIREGITNILRHTRAERCEIGVRPEKRAGREGVSLTLTDSGPAVPQSGSPGSGLDTLARRYAGAGGRLTFTSTDDDGGHLDAWLPLSTEAQ